In one window of Zygosaccharomyces rouxii strain CBS732 chromosome E complete sequence DNA:
- the ORC2 gene encoding origin recognition complex subunit 2 (similar to uniprot|P32833 YBR060C Saccharomyces cerevisiae ORC2 Subunit of the origin recognition complex) — translation MSDDGIVKHVDILSSPSKARGKVTCRVVSKRRSTPVPDGLDRKRSPKKNLLERIERSPTPGGIWQESSDLSSSESPIGKRKRSESRRTKSQNDDKEEEEDNNDDGGDAYVSNGDEEDKLDRENKRHRRLPSRSETPIPVLASPVKTTESENEVSITTTPQKKTPKKTLSTEHDFTSPLKKVILSNLDEYKNTASSENLKLSRNFVPTPLPTAKEKYVPTTTDKSMSSFFDTFEGYFDQRKQLRGSQKSKNTMSMATDVTREEFALISNTFHGKLHRAARDGLYEIQTRLFPQYWFELTQGFSLLFYGVGSKREFLERYVFEYLAPNLVSDESSVGVPCVVVNGYNPTCNYRDVFKDISRALLPQELSRNETKYWGNHVILQIQKMIELYKNEPPDIKLVIVIHNLDGPSLRKDNFQTMLCYLALIRQVALVASTDHIYAPILWDNFKAQNYNFVFHDVSNYEPLAVESSFKDVMKMNRNNSASGAEGAKFVLESLTHNTKRMYKVLLETQISNMNSHASNARGQVPPTKRGSPTVGVELKQLLHLCSAEFVASNEISLRSMLTEFVEHKMAAISKNPAGTEHVWIPYNYSEINKLLSTVMQSI, via the coding sequence ATGTCTGATGACGGTATCGTTAAGCATGTCGATATATTATCGTCACCTTCTAAGGCAAGAGGTAAAGTTACTTGCCGTGTAGTCTCTAAGAGGAGATCTACTCCGGTTCCAGATGGACTTGATCGAAAGAGATCTCcgaagaagaatttattggaaagaattgaaaggaGTCCAACTCCTGGCGGCATTTGGCAAGAGTCCTCCGATCTATCATCGTCAGAATCACCAATTGGTAAAAGAAAACGCAGTGAGTCTCGCAGGACGAAGTctcaaaatgatgataaagaagaggaagaagataatAATGACGATGGTGGTGACGCCTACGTATCCAatggagatgaagaagataaatTAGATAGGGAGAACAAGCGCCATCGGAGACTGCCGTCTAGATCAGAAACTCCAATTCCCGTGTTGGCCAGTCCCGTAAAGACTACTGAGAGTGAAAATGAAGTATCTATAACAACTACTCCTCAGAAGAAAACGCCCAAGAAGACTTTGAGTACGGAGCATGACTTTACATCaccattgaaaaaagtCATTTTAAGCAATTTGGATGAATACAAGAATACAGCATCGAGTGAAAATCTAAAATTGAGTAGAAATTTCGTCCCCACCCCATTGCCAACTGCCAAGGAAAAATATGTACCGACTACGACGGATAAATCGATGAGTTCATTTTTCGATACTTTTGAAGGatattttgatcaaagGAAGCAATTGCGTGGTAGTCAGAAATCTAAGAACACCATGAGTATGGCAACAGATGTCACTagagaagaatttgcaTTAATTTCTAATACGTTTCACGGAAAACTACACAGAGCCGCCCGTGATGGACTCTATGAAATTCAAACTAGGTTGTTTCCACAATACTGGTTTGAATTAACTCAAGGTTTTTCACTTTTATTCTATGGGGTAGGTTCtaaaagagaatttttggaaagataCGTATTTGAATACCTTGCTCCTAATCTGGTTTCTGACGAAAGCAGTGTGGGGGTTCCATGTGTGGTTGTTAATGGGTACAATCCGACGTGTAATTACAGAGACGTCTTTAAGGATATTTCACGGGCGCTCTTACCACAGGAACTAAGTCGAAATGAGACCAAGTATTGGGGGAACCACGTAATTttgcaaattcaaaaaatgattgaactttacaaaaatgAACCACCGGACATTAAACTAGTTATTGTAATTCACAATTTAGATGGACCAAGTCTAAGAAAGGACAATTTCCAAACGATGTTATGCTATTTGGCACTGATACGACAAGTCGCCCTCGTAGCATCCACGGATCATATTTATGCTCCCATTCTATGGGATAATTTCAAAGCCCAAAATTACAACTTTGTTTTTCACGATGTTTCCAATTACGAACCATTAGCGGTAGAATCATCGTTCAAAGACGTTATGAAGATGAATAGAAACAACTCTGCAAGCGGTGCTGAAGGTGCTAAATTCGTGTTAGAATCTCTAACGCACAACACGAAGAGAATGTACAAGGTTCTATTAGAGACACAAATCTCTAATATGAACTCGCATGCATCAAACGCTAGAGGCCAAGTACCGCCAACGAAGCGTGGATCGCCGACAGTGGGCGTAGAACTAAAGCAGCTTCTACATCTGTGTTCAGCAGAATTCGTCGCGAgtaatgaaatttctttgagAAGCATGCTTACGGAATTTGTTGAACATAAGATGGCCGCCATCTCAAAGAATCCAGCGGGTACGGAACACGTTTGGATTCCTTACAATTACTCAGAGATAAACAAGTTGTTATCAACAGTAATGCAAAGCATATGA
- the KRS1 gene encoding lysine--tRNA ligase KRS1 (highly similar to uniprot|P15180 Saccharomyces cerevisiae YDR037W KRS1 Lysyl-tRNA synthetase also identified as a negative regulator of general control of amino acid biosynthesis), with protein sequence MSQEQANAAAEAVANLHLDDATGEMVSKSELKKRQKQRQVEAKRAAKKATAQPPAPSKKKKDEALADLSPSQYFEMRSRQILELRKSHQPNPYPHKFFTTTSLADFLSKYAYLQRGETLKEEKVAIAGRIHAKRESGSKLKFYVLHGDGAEVQLMAQLQDYHDPEAYEKDHDLLKRGDIVGVEGYVGRTQPKKGGEGEVSVFVSRIQLLTPCLHMLPADHFGFKDQETRYRKRYLDLIMNKGSRDRFITRSKIISFIRRFLDSKNFIEVETPMMNVIAGGATAKPFVTHHNDLDMDMYMRIAPELFLKELVVGGMERVYEIGRQFRNEGIDMTHNPEFTTCEFYQAFADVYDLMDMTELLFSEMVKEITGSYEIKYHPDPHNPEKEMSLNFARPWKRIHMIEALEERFNTKFPAGDQLHTKETGEFLKNLLAANKMDCPPPLTNARMLDKLVGELEDTCINPTFIFGHPQMMSPLAKYSRDMPGLCERFEVFVATKEICNAYTELNDPFDQRARFEEQARQKDQGDDEAQLVDETFCNALEYGLPPTGGWGCGIDRLAMFLTDSNTIREVLLFPTLKPDVLREEVKKEEVKPSA encoded by the coding sequence ATGTCTCAGGAGCAAGCCAATGCTGCCGCTGAAGCGGTTGCCAATTTGCATCTAGATGATGCTACCGGTGAAATGGTTTCTAAAtctgaattgaaaaaacgTCAGAAGCAAAGACAAGTGGAAGCCAAGAGAGCTGCCAAGAAGGCTACCGCTCAACCACCAGCTCCATctaaaaagaagaaagatgaagcaTTGGCGGATTTATCACCATCtcaatattttgaaatgaGAAGTCGTCAAATCTTGGAACTAAGAAAATCTCATCAACCAAATCCTTACCCACACAAATTCTTCACAACTACATCTTTGGCTGATTTCTTATCTAAGTACGCTTACTTGCAAAGAGGTGAAACTTTGAAGGAGGAAAAAGTTGCCATTGCAGGTAGAATTCACGCAAAGAGAGAATCTGGTtctaaattgaaattttacgTCTTGCACGGTGATGGTGCTGAAGTTCAATTGATGGCTCAATTGCAAGACTACCACGATCCTGAAGCTTATGAAAAGGATCATGATCTCTTGAAGAGAGGTGATATTGTCGGTGTTGAAGGTTACGTCGGTAGAACTCAACCAAAGAAAggtggtgaaggtgaagtttCCGTCTTTGTTAGCCGTATTCAATTGTTAACTCCATGTTTGCACATGTTGCCAGCTGATCACTTTGGTTTCAAAGACCAAGAAACCCGTTACAGAAAGCgttatttggatttgatcaTGAACAAGGGTTCTAGAGACCGTTTCATCACTCGTTCCAAGATCATTTCTTTTATCAGAAGATTCTTAGattcgaaaaatttcatcgaaGTGGAAACACCAATGATGAATGTCATCGCTGGTGGTGCCACAGCCAAGCCATTCGTTACTCACCATAATGACTTGGATATGGATATGTATATGAGAATTGCACCagaattgttcttgaaGGAATTAGTTGTTGGTGGTATGGAGCGTGTTTATGAAATTGGTAGGCAATTCAGAAATGAAGGTATTGATATGACCCACAACCCAGAATTTACCACTTGTGAATTTTATCAAGCATTTGCAGATGTTTACGATTTAATGGATATGACTGAATTGTTGTTCTCCGAAATGGTTAAGGAAATTACCGGTTCTTATGAGATTAAGTACCACCCAGATCCTCACAACCCAGAAAAGGAGATGTCCTTGAACTTCGCTAGACCATGGAAGAGAATCCACATGATTGAAGCATTGGAAGAAAGGTTCAACACCAAGTTCCCAGCTGGTGACCAATTGCACACTAAGGAAACtggtgaatttttgaagaacctTTTGGCTGCCAACAAGATGGATTGCCCACCACCTTTGACCAACGCTCGTATGTTGGACAAGCTTgttggtgaattggaagacaCCTGTATCAACCCaactttcatttttggtCACCCTCAAATGATGTCCCCATTGGCTAAATACTCTAGAGATATGCCAGGTTTGTGTGAACGTTTCGAAGTTTTCGTTGCTACCAAAGAAATCTGTAACGCCTACACCGAGTTAAACGATCCATTTGACCAAAGAGCACGTTTCGAAGAACAAGCTAGACAAAAGGACCAAGGTGATGACGAAGCTCAGTTAGTCGATGAAACCTTCTGTAACGCTCTAGAATACGGTCTACCACCAACTGGTGGTTGGGGTTGCGGTATCGATAGATTGGCAATGTTCTTGACCGACTCCAACACTATTAGAGAAGTGCTTTTGTTCCCAACTTTGAAACCTGATGTCCTAAGGGAGGAAGTTAAGAAGGAGGAAGTTAAGCCTTCCGCTTAA
- the ENA5 gene encoding putative Na(+)-exporting P-type ATPase ENA5 (uniprot|P78981 Zygosaccharomyces rouxii Z Na - ATPase): MNLNEVKENDLFHTLDIAQTAQVVGTDTEHGLNANEAHARLKHGGPNNLGEDTGIDYKSLVIHQVCNAMVMVLFISMVISFAIRDWITGGVIAFVVGVNVSIGVFQEFKASKTMNSLKSLTSPTATVIREGKHVSVESATVVVGDICEVRVGDSVPADLRLMEASNFETDEALLTGESLPVAKDYQAVYDSDKDTPVGDRLNLAYSSSSVVKGRARGIVIRTGLDTEIGKVADSLRSKQTIVSRDPAKSWVVNAYRTVHNTAGVFLGTTIGTPLHRKLSKLAILLFFIAVLFAIVVMASQKFNVDRGVAIYAVCVALSMIPSSLVVVLTITMSVGAAVMVTRNVLVRSLDSLEALGAVTDICSDKTGTLTQGLMVPRQIWVPGFGTVLVESVGKDSCIKIIPRLSPHEFAHNNDEDVGILQDFVNLYNDNKLPEDMQRSYFTQWLDTAALANVAKVRWDDEKENWVGQGDPTEVAIQTFVAEMGGREERSQEFQNVKEFPFDSTIKRMSAVFESNQDKSRCVYTKGAFESVLDCCEYWYGDTSGGMVPLTEKDVEGILNNVDSLSSGGLRVLAFAKKVMGKEEPIEKRSKVEAGLCFLGLIGIYDPPRPESLGAVKKFHKAGINVHMLTGDFPGTAKAIAQEVGILPTNLYHYPKEVVDVMVMTGSQFDSLDENQVDELPVLPLVISRCSPQTKVRMIEALHRRGKFCAMTGDGVNDSPSLKMANVGISMGLNGSDVAKDASDIVLSDDNFSSILNAVEEGRRMTDNIQKFVLQLLAENVAQALYLVVGLAFQDEDGKSVFALSPVEVLWIIVFTSCFPAMGLGLERAAPDLMERPPNDSSAGIFTWEVIFDMISYGVIIAAVCMGSFTTVLYGKDAGNLARNCNKSYTSPCHDVFRARSCAFATMTWCALVLAWEVVDMRRSFFRRQPETDEPCRQFFRDVYENKFLFWSIVVGFAGAFPVVYIPVINTSVFLHKSIGYEWGISIGFTFVFWIGAELWKFGKRLYFRGQARAQNPEADLEKNALHDPFEAYSTFTSQSEILSQKVSH, from the coding sequence atgaatttgaatgaagTGAAGGAAAACGATTTGTTCCACACTCTTGATATTGCACAGACTGCCCAAGTCGTAGGCACCGATACGGAACACGGACTCAATGCAAATGAAGCACACGCACGGCTGAAACATGGAGGTCCGAACAACCTAGGAGAAGACACTGGGATCGACTACAAGTCTCTTGTCATTCATCAGGTATGTAATGCGATGGTTATGGTTCTTTTCATATCAATGGTGATATCTTTCGCCATTAGAGATTGGATTACAGGTGGTGTGATTGCGTTTGTCGTCGGTGTAAATGTAAGCATTGGAGTGTTCCAAGAGTTTAAGGCATCCAAAACAATGAActctttgaaatcattgACTTCCCCTACTGCTACCGTGATCAGGGAGGGAAAACATGTAAGTGTGGAGTCTGCAACAGTGGTTGTTGGTGATATATGTGAAGTTCGCGTCGGCGATAGCGTTCCCGCTGATCTGAGATTGATGGAAGCCAGTAATTTTGAAACCGATGAAGCTCTTTTGACAGGAGAATCATTACCAGTAGCTAAGGATTATCAGGCTGTGTACGACAGTGACAAGGATACACCCGTTGGTGATAGGCTCAATCTAGCTTATTCCTCTTCGTCTGTGGTCAAAGGACGTGCTAGGGGAATCGTGATCCGCACAGGATTGGATACTGAAATTGGTAAAGTTGCAGATTCGTTACGTAGTAAGCAAACTATTGTGTCTAGAGATCCGGCCAAATCTTGGGTTGTCAATGCCTACAGGACGGTTCATAATACCGCTGGTGTATTTTTAGGTACTACAATTGGGACACCATTGCATCGTAAACTATCTAAATTGGCAattcttttgttctttatCGCTGTCCTATTTGCCATTGTTGTTATGGCATCTCAAAAGTTTAATGTCGATCGTGGTGTAGCCATTTATGCCGTTTGCGTGGCATTGTCAATGATTCCCTCTTCTCTGGTGGTAGTCCTAACAATCACTATGTCTGTTGGAGCCGCTGTCATGGTCACCAGAAATGTTTTGGTCAGAAGTTTGGACTCATTGGAGGCACTGGGAGCAGTGACCGATATTTGCTCGGATAAGACCGGTACTTTGACTCAAGGGTTAATGGTTCCCCGTCAAATTTGGGTTCCCGGGTTTGGTACTGTATTAGTTGAGAGTGTTGGTAAGGACTCATGTATTAAAATTATTCCTCGTCTATCACCACACGAATTTGCCcataataatgatgaagatgttggcattttacaagattttgTCAATCTTTACAACGACAATAAGCTTCCTGAAGACATGCAGCGTTCGTATTTCACCCAATGGTTAGATACAGCCGCATTGGCAAATGTGGCAAAGGTGAGGTGGgatgatgagaaggaaaattGGGTTGGTCAAGGTGATCCCACTGAAGTCGCAATTCAGACGTTTGTTGCCGAAATGGGCGgcagagaagaaagaagtcAAGAGTTCCAGAATGTTAAAGAGTTTCCCTTTGATTCAACAATCAAAAGGATGTCCGCTGTGTTTGAAAGTAACCAGGACAAATCACGTTGTGTTTACACTAAGGGAGCCTTTGAAAGTGTTCTAGATTGTTGTGAATATTGGTACGGTGATACATCTGGCGGTATGGTACCACTAACTGAAAAAGACGTGGAAGGCATTCTTAATAATGTCGATTCACTATCATCTGGCGGTCTAAGAGTGCTGGCATTCGCAAAGAAAGTCATGGGAAAGGAAGAGCCAATAGAAAAACGTTCTAAAGTAGAAGCTGGATTGTGCTTCTTGGGACTGATTGGTATTTATGATCCTCCAAGACCAGAATCATTGGGTGCcgttaaaaaatttcacaaGGCCGGTATTAATGTCCACATGTTGACTGGTGATTTCCCAGGTACTGCTAAAGCCATTGCTCAAGAGGTGGGCATCCTGCCCACCAATCTTTACCATTATCCTAAAGAAGTTGTTGACGTTATGGTAATGACTGGTTCACAATTCGATAGTCTAGATGAAAACCAGGTTGATGAACTTCCAGTTTTACCTCTAGTCATTTCAAGATGCTCGCCTCAAACAAAAGTTCGTATGATTGAAGCCTTGCACCGTCGTGGGAAGTTCTGTGCTATGACCGGTGATGGTGTCAACGATTCGCCCTCTTTAAAGATGGCTAATGTCGGGATCTCTATGGGATTAAACGGTTCAGATGTTGCCAAGGATGCTTCTGATATTGTGCTCAGTGatgataatttttcctcTATTCTCAATGCTGTGGAAGAAGGACGTAGAATGACTGATAATATCCAAAAGTTTGTATTGCAATTACTTGCGGAGAACGTAGCGCAAGCTCTATACCTCGTCGTTGGTCTGGCATTCCAGGATGAGGATGGCAAATCAGTATTTGCTCTTTCTCCCGTAGAAGTGCTATGGATCATTGTATTCACGTCTTGCTTCCCAGCCATGGGTTTGGGTCTTGAGAGGGCAGCTCCAGATCTCATGGAAAGACCTCCTAATGACTCAAGCGCAGGAATCTTTACTTGGGAGGTGATTTTTGACATGATTAGCTATGGTGTCATCATAGCTGCAGTCTGTATGGGAAGCTTCACCACCGTGCTTTATGGTAAGGACGCTGGTAACTTAGCGCGCAACTGTAACAAGAGTTATACGAGTCCTTGTCATGATGTGTTCAGAGCACGTTCATGTGCATTTGCCACTATGACGTGGTGTGCTCTTGTACTTGCTTGGGAAGTGGTTGATATGAGGAGGTCTTTCTTTAGAAGACAACCTGAGACTGATGAGCCCTGTCGCCAATTCTTCAGAGACGTTTATGAAAAcaaatttttgttttgGTCCATTGTAGTTGGATTTGCTGGTGCATTTCCAGTAGTTTACATTCCTGTCATCAATACCAGTGTCTTTTTACATAAGTCCATTGGTTATGAATGGGGGATCTCCATTGGATTTACATTTGTATTTTGGATCGGAGCGGAATTGTGGAAATTTGGCAAGAGACTCTATTTCAGAGGTCAAGCAAGAGCACAGAACCCTGAGGCAGATCTCGAGAAAAATGCTCTCCACGATCCATTCGAGGCCTACAGCACTTTTACTTCTCAATCCGAGATTCTTTCGCAGAAAGTTTCGCATTAA
- the TRM7 gene encoding tRNA methyltransferase TRM7 (highly similar to uniprot|P38238 Saccharomyces cerevisiae YBR061C TRM7 2'-O-ribose methyltransferase methylates the 2'-O-ribose of nucleotides at positions 32 and 34 of the tRNA anticodon loop), which translates to MGKSSKDKRDLYYRKAKEQGYRARSAFKLLQLNEEFHFLDDPNLKRVVDLCAAPGSWSQVLSRKLFDKDDYTDRQIVAVDLQAMMPIDHVTTLQADITHPRTLHQILELFGNHRADFVCSDGAPDVTGLHDLDEYVQQQLIMSALQLTVCILKRGGTFVAKIFRGRDIDLIYAQLGYLFDQVTCAKPRSSRGSSLEAFVVCQGYNPPEGWQPSLDTNSSVVEFFQDCPVGSNENRTIAPFMACGSLESFDSDATYHVEPSATSLDPVQGPTNPPYKRALELKRSGRLTRAV; encoded by the coding sequence ATGGGTAAAAGTAGTAAGGACAAGCGTGATTTGTATTACCGAAAGGCCAAAGAGCAAGGATACCGAGCTCGCTCAGCTTTCAAACTCTTACAGCTCAACGAGGAATTCCATTTCCTCGATGACcccaatttgaaaagagtcGTTGATCTATGCGCTGCCCCTGGTTCGTGGTCTCAGGTACTCTCGAGGAAACTGtttgataaagatgatTATACCGATAGGCAGATTGTTGCGGTCGATCTACAGGCTATGATGCCAATCGACCATGTGACCACTCTACAAGCTGATATTACCCATCCAAGAACATTGCATCAAATCCTAGAGCTCTTTGGTAATCACAGAGCTGATTTTGTTTGTAGTGATGGTGCGCCTGATGTTACTGGTTTGCACGACTTGGATGAATACGTGCAGCAGCAGTTGATTATGAGTGCCCTACAGCTGACAGTTTGCATCCTGAAAAGAGGCGGAACATTTGTAGCAAAGATATTCCGCGGAAGAGATATCGATTTGATATATGCACAACTAGGGTACCTGTTTGACCAAGTAACGTGTGCAAAGCCGAGATCATCAAGAGGTTCATCCCTAGAGGCGTTCGTAGTTTGTCAAGGCTACAATCCGCCTGAAGGCTGGCAACCATCGTTAGATACCAACAGTAGTGTTGTAGAGTTCTTTCAAGATTGCCCTGTCGGATCTAATGAGAATCGAACCATTGCACCCTTCATGGCCTGCGGTTCACTAGAGAGCTTCGATTCTGACGCCACATACCACGTGGAACCCTCAGCCACTTCTTTGGACCCTGTACAAGGCCCAACGAACCCCCCTTACAAGCGAGCATTAGAGCTTAAACGGTCAGGAAGACTCACTCGCGCCGTATGA
- the RSM10 gene encoding mitochondrial 37S ribosomal protein uS10m (highly similar to uniprot|Q03201 Saccharomyces cerevisiae YDR041W RSM10 Mitochondrial ribosomal protein of the small subunit, has similarity to E. coli S10 ribosomal protein; essential for viability, unlike most other mitoribosomal proteins): protein MLRRSLYLSRFIRWQSNSAEIPSGVPPFAQRSPLTKENASEKPLPINVEAVYHAPLKIPIQYGDLVADLQLRSYDHESLDFFADFIMRTGFYLGMPLTGPKPFPTRRERWTVIRSPFVHAKSKENFERHTHKRLIRVWDSNPEVVQMWLSYITKHSVAGVGAKCNVYQRAGLSLDMDNAASELQQSPVGESHNMDEAVGEKVLELLNSDEFKKHL, encoded by the coding sequence atgttAAGGAGATCTCTTTACCTATCCAGGTTTATCAGATGGCAGTCTAACTCTGCAGAAATTCCATCAGGCGTGCCTCCATTTGCACAACGTTCACCATTGACTAAGGAAAATGCTAGCGAAAAACCATTGCCTATTAACGTAGAAGCTGTTTACCATGCTCCATTaaagattccaattcaatACGGTGATCTAGTCGCAGATTTACAACTGCGCTCCTATGATCATGAAAGTTTAGACTTCTTTGCAGATTTTATCATGAGAACTGGATTTTACTTGGGGATGCCATTGACTGGTCCTAAACCATTCCCAACGAGAAGAGAACGTTGGACCGTTATTAGGTCACCATTCGTACACGCAAAATCCAAGGAAAATTTCGAAAGACACACCCATAAGAGACTAATTCGTGTTTGGGACAGTAATCCTGAAGTTGTACAGATGTGGTTATCATATATTACCAAACACTCAGTAGCGGGCGTCGGTGCCAAGTGTAACGTTTACCAACGTGCTGGGTTATCATTGGACATGGATAATGCAGCTAGCGAACTACAGCAATCACCAGTCGGTGAAAGTCATAATATGGATGAGGCCGTTGGTGAAAAAGTGTTGGAACTATTGAACAGCGATGAATTCAAGAAACATCTATAA
- a CDS encoding uncharacterized protein (similar to uniprot|P38239 Saccharomyces cerevisiae YBR062C Hypothetical ORF) — MSTYEEEHGLSRENSEDARSASVDRRETRSQFQELFQTFGNNNSEEDVDNSMLLLLLSQMIPASLQQEWMEQMEQSDKKGCSESFIDSLPRIPASKIKEDDSCPICCCTYKEDDHPLVAELPHCNHKFDLECISVWLSKSTSCPLCRDDVMSHKPGIDTSQVELEEDWGMFG, encoded by the exons ATGTCGACTTATGAAG AGGAGCATGGACTCTCAAGGGAGAATTCAGAAGACGCTAGAAGTGCCAGTGTCGATAGACGTGAGACGAGATCACAGTTCCAAGAATTATTCCAGACATTTGGCAATAATAacagtgaagaagatgttgatAACAGTATGCTGCTTCTTCTACTTTCACAAATGATTCCCGCGTCTTTACAACAAGAATGGATGGAACAAATGGAACAATCGGATAAGAAGGGTTGTTCTGAATCGTTTATCGACTCCTTGCCTCGAATCCCAGCATCGaaaatcaaagaagatgatagTTGTCCAATCTGTTGCTGTACCTATAAGGAGGATGATCATCCATTGGTTGCTGAATTACCACATTGTAACCACAAGTTTGATTTAGAATGCATTAGCGTCTGGTTATCCAAGAGTACCAGTTGCCCACTATGTAGGGACGATGTAATGTCGCACAAGCCGGGGATAGATACTAGTCAAGTAGAACTAGAAGAGGACTGGGGTATGTTTGGGTAA
- the IPL1 gene encoding aurora kinase (similar to uniprot|P38991 Saccharomyces cerevisiae YPL209C IPL1 Aurora kinase involved in regulating kinetochore-microtubule attachments associates with Sli5p which stimulates Ipl1p kinase activity and promotes its association with the mitotic spindle potential Cdc28p substrate), with product MSNGPKPDAAKVRRDSLLQRNMLLSMRLNNSGNNENQQIGQLTSEKNNGNWRKTLGVPRKLSIRSSKVGSPITGKVNNTTHGNPNVNGKRYSPQHSPKLNLKSLSLKDFEIGKKLGKGKFGRVYCVRHKVTGFICAMKVMEKQEIMQYNVQKQFRREVEIQSSLNHQNLTKLYGYFHDDKRVYLLMEYLVNGELYKLLRAKGPLDDIFASHYVYQMADALDYMHQRNIIHRDVKPENILIGFDNTVKLTDFGWSIINPRGTKRKTMCGTLDYLSPELIASKEYDDKVDVWALGVLTFELVVNSPPFEEDSKELTSKRIVRGDLKFPNHISSDAQDLITKLLRHNSKDRISLREVKQHPWITKNRPFW from the coding sequence ATGAGTAATGGTCCTAAGCCAGATGCAGCCAAGGTAAGAAGGGATTCACTTTTGCAGCGAAACATGCTGCTCAGTATGAGACTTAACAACAGCGGTAATAATGAAAACCAACAAATTGGTCAATTAACCtctgaaaagaataatggGAATTGGAGGAAGACCCTGGGAGTACCGAGAAAACTTTCCATACGATCCAGTAAAGTTGGCTCTCCCATTACAGGGAAAGTAAACAATACAACTCATGGTAATCCTAATGTTAACGGGAAGAGGTATTCACCACAACATTCACCGAAGTTGAATCTGAAGTCGTTATCACTTAAGGATTTCgaaattggtaaaaaattgggtaaGGGTAAGTTTGGTAGAGTTTATTGCGTAAGGCATAAGGTTACAGGGTTCATATGTGCCATGAAAGTCATGGAAAAGCAAGAGATCATGCAATATAACGTTCAAAAACAATTCAGGAGAGAAGTTGAAATTCAAAGCTCTTTGAACCACCAAAATTTAACTAAATTGTACGGTTACTTCCACGATGATAAACGTGTATATCTGCTGATGGAATATTTGGTCAATGGTGAATTATACAAACTACTAAGGGCCAAGGGACCATTAGACGATATTTTTGCTTCTCACTACGTGTATCAAATGGCAGATGCTCTTGACTATATGCATCAAAGGAATATAATACATCGTGATGTGAAGCCTGAAAATATACTGATTGGATTTGACAATACTGTGAAATTGACTGATTTTGGCTGGAGTATCATCAATCCTCGTGGCACCAAAAGGAAGACCATGTGTGGTACCCTTGACTATTTATCTCCAGAACTCATAGCTTCTAAAGAATATGATGATAAAGTGGACGTTTGGGCTCTTGGTGTATTAACATTTgaattggtggtgaattcaccaccttttgaagaagattctaAAGAACTTACATCCAAGAGAATTGTCAGAGGTGATTTAAAGTTTCCCAATCACATATCTTCAGATGCGCAAGATTTAATTACTAAACTACTACGACATAATTCAAAGGATAGAATATCACTACGTGAAGTGAAGCAGCATCCATGGATAACGAAAAACAGACCATTTTGGTGA